A portion of the Deltaproteobacteria bacterium genome contains these proteins:
- a CDS encoding amidohydrolase has product MNYNVIDSDGHICEPPDLWERYIEPQYREGCPKLVTLEDGREILRIEGDVAIDLGGGKKRVSFGGVGAFGAREGKVSPSIPYTEGRKGGFDPHARIPDMEAEGIDAAVLYPSLGLFLGAVENPDFAAATCRAYNRWLADYCKPYPERLFGAAMLPMQSVEGAVQEMRYATTELGFRAGFIRPNPYNGRVLHDPAFDPLWAEAQELGFSIGIHGGSESGQPTLAMDRFKRGGAVRHCVAHTFEMMAAATSFIMCGICDRFPTLKVAFLESGGGWMAGWLDRMDRHFDDVGMNDTGLSMRPSELFRRQCFISFEPVERSLALLADYIGADNILWATDYPHLDGFTGAPQMIKAMGMPSHTLASVLAGGAKRYYGL; this is encoded by the coding sequence ATGAACTATAACGTCATCGATTCCGACGGGCACATCTGCGAACCCCCCGATTTGTGGGAGCGGTACATCGAACCGCAGTATCGCGAGGGATGTCCCAAGCTGGTCACGCTTGAGGACGGTCGCGAAATCCTCCGCATTGAGGGCGATGTGGCCATCGATCTCGGCGGGGGCAAGAAACGCGTCAGCTTTGGCGGCGTCGGCGCCTTCGGCGCACGTGAAGGCAAAGTCTCACCGTCGATTCCCTATACCGAAGGACGGAAAGGCGGGTTCGACCCCCACGCGCGCATTCCAGATATGGAAGCCGAAGGGATCGACGCCGCAGTGTTATATCCCAGCCTCGGTTTGTTCCTGGGCGCGGTGGAAAATCCCGACTTTGCTGCAGCGACCTGCCGCGCGTATAACCGCTGGCTGGCAGACTATTGCAAACCGTATCCGGAGCGACTCTTCGGCGCGGCGATGTTGCCGATGCAATCGGTGGAAGGCGCAGTGCAAGAGATGCGCTATGCCACCACTGAACTCGGGTTCCGGGCCGGATTCATCCGTCCCAATCCTTACAACGGGCGCGTCTTGCACGATCCCGCCTTCGATCCGTTGTGGGCGGAAGCGCAGGAGTTGGGATTTTCCATTGGTATCCACGGCGGTTCGGAAAGCGGACAACCGACGTTGGCGATGGATCGGTTCAAGCGCGGTGGTGCCGTGCGTCATTGCGTGGCGCACACGTTCGAAATGATGGCGGCAGCGACGAGCTTCATTATGTGCGGGATCTGTGATCGTTTTCCCACGCTCAAGGTCGCCTTTCTAGAGTCTGGCGGTGGCTGGATGGCCGGTTGGTTGGACCGCATGGACCGGCATTTCGACGACGTGGGCATGAACGATACCGGCCTGTCGATGCGGCCGAGCGAGCTGTTCCGTCGTCAGTGTTTCATCTCTTTCGAGCCGGTAGAGCGGTCGCTGGCCTTGCTGGCGGATTATATCGGCGCGGACAACATTTTGTGGGCGACGGACTATCCGCATCTCGACGGGTTCACCGGTGCACCGCAAATGATCAAGGCGATGGGCATGCCGTCGCACACGCTCGCGAGCGTGCTTGCTGGCGGTGCCAAGCGCTATTACGGACTGTAG
- a CDS encoding sigma 54-interacting transcriptional regulator: MITQDTALSVLPTRQTMREVATAWEAFIAGEERGLEHVRPVIRESWRRSQRLGVDPYLPGLPLVLSAEHLETLQEQADLIAVAAPFFESMIQTWSEERMLLGVSDRHGRILHNTGHPEIVEQARMLNAVPGGSVAEEQIGTAVSNIVLAHNRVDYVLWDEHYCHALHIWAAVGAPISHPLTHEVIGVVGAVGEELLNPHMLQIIWRVALRLEQLLHHEELVRRTALLDTYHRFLLQHSQDIVLAIDGRGHVCGASPSLTQLLDAPQHILGKSLLRVPGLQVEGIRHLTRDQHERPYELHVAALARGLALRATAIPIQRDQQPVGTLVVLEPPSSPRTQRPGSATPWRTTYTFTDLVGTSPIFQDSLTSARQAARSDFPVLLLGESGTGKELLAHAIHAASLRCRGPFVPVNCGATNDELLAAELFGYVEGAFTGAIKGGKKGKLEIAHNGSLFLDEVEAMSPKMQVSLLRVLEEGRVTRVGGEQPTPVNVRIVAASNEDLAVAVREKRFRLDLYHRLATFPVALPPLRTRAEDIPQLAGFFLDQLGFSHLQLSPEAVRLLRRYAWPGNVRELKNILVRATTKAQGNAIRSGDLPPEIREAKTADFHAQPGSLRTTERELIAQALADTHGEVGVAAIRLGIHRATLYRKLKKYGLAQADRL; encoded by the coding sequence GTGATTACCCAAGACACTGCCCTATCAGTGTTGCCGACTCGTCAAACCATGCGGGAGGTCGCGACCGCATGGGAAGCATTTATAGCAGGAGAGGAGCGCGGACTCGAACATGTCCGTCCAGTCATTCGAGAGTCGTGGCGGCGCTCCCAGCGCTTGGGTGTTGATCCCTATCTTCCCGGCTTGCCGCTGGTGCTGTCTGCCGAACACTTGGAAACGCTCCAGGAACAAGCCGATCTCATCGCCGTAGCCGCCCCATTTTTCGAGTCGATGATCCAAACTTGGTCGGAGGAGCGCATGCTCTTGGGCGTGAGCGACCGTCATGGACGCATTTTGCACAACACTGGTCATCCCGAGATTGTGGAGCAAGCACGCATGCTCAATGCCGTGCCGGGAGGGAGCGTTGCCGAAGAACAAATCGGTACGGCGGTCTCCAACATTGTGCTGGCGCATAATCGTGTGGACTACGTTTTGTGGGATGAGCATTACTGTCATGCGCTGCACATCTGGGCAGCCGTGGGCGCGCCCATCTCGCATCCGTTGACGCATGAAGTCATTGGCGTCGTGGGCGCCGTAGGCGAGGAATTGCTCAATCCCCACATGTTGCAGATCATTTGGCGCGTCGCGTTGCGCTTAGAGCAACTGCTTCATCATGAAGAATTGGTGCGACGCACGGCCCTCCTCGACACCTATCATCGTTTTCTTCTACAGCATTCCCAGGACATCGTGCTTGCCATCGATGGTCGTGGTCATGTGTGCGGCGCTTCCCCCTCGCTTACGCAGTTGCTCGATGCCCCGCAACATATCCTGGGTAAATCGCTCTTGCGCGTTCCCGGTCTGCAAGTCGAAGGGATTCGCCACTTAACACGGGACCAACACGAACGCCCGTATGAACTCCATGTGGCGGCTCTCGCCCGGGGGCTCGCACTCCGCGCGACGGCCATTCCCATCCAGCGAGACCAACAGCCTGTCGGCACCTTGGTGGTGCTAGAGCCGCCCTCTTCTCCGCGCACGCAGAGACCTGGCTCAGCGACCCCGTGGCGTACGACCTACACGTTTACCGACCTCGTGGGCACCTCTCCAATTTTTCAAGATAGCCTCACGAGTGCGCGCCAGGCGGCACGTTCCGATTTTCCTGTCTTGCTGCTAGGAGAATCCGGCACCGGCAAAGAACTCTTGGCCCATGCGATCCACGCCGCTAGTCTGCGGTGTCGCGGGCCATTCGTACCAGTGAACTGTGGAGCGACTAACGACGAGTTATTGGCTGCCGAGCTGTTCGGCTACGTGGAAGGTGCTTTCACCGGCGCGATCAAAGGTGGGAAAAAAGGGAAGCTGGAGATTGCTCACAACGGTTCTCTTTTTCTCGACGAAGTCGAAGCCATGTCGCCGAAAATGCAGGTGAGTCTCCTACGGGTGTTGGAAGAAGGCCGTGTGACTCGCGTGGGCGGCGAGCAGCCCACGCCGGTGAATGTGCGCATCGTCGCCGCGTCGAATGAGGACCTCGCCGTCGCGGTGCGCGAGAAGCGCTTTCGGCTCGATCTCTATCACCGGCTTGCGACGTTTCCGGTGGCTCTTCCTCCGCTCCGTACGCGCGCGGAAGATATCCCACAGCTTGCCGGATTTTTCCTTGACCAGTTGGGATTTTCTCATCTCCAGCTCAGTCCGGAAGCCGTGCGTCTCCTCCGCCGTTATGCGTGGCCCGGCAATGTACGTGAGCTGAAGAACATCCTCGTGCGCGCCACGACGAAAGCGCAAGGCAACGCGATTCGCTCAGGAGACTTGCCGCCGGAAATTAGAGAAGCGAAAACTGCGGACTTCCATGCACAACCGGGCTCGCTCCGCACCACGGAACGGGAGCTGATCGCCCAAGCGTTGGCCGACACACACGGCGAAGTTGGTGTCGCCGCCATCCGGTTAGGCATCCATCGCGCTACGCTGTATCGTAAGCTAAAAAAGTACGGACTTGCTCAAGCCGACCGATTATAG
- a CDS encoding nuclear transport factor 2 family protein, protein MSTEHTKEQNKEIVRRAIAAISRGDLDGFMADAAEDVTLSVMGAIFPPIHGKPRVLKGLRNALGARLQGGAIVMTIENLIAEGDFVAEQSKGTARTNDGKDYNNTYCRVWRIHDGKIHAMQEYLDTELVRACLVD, encoded by the coding sequence ATGTCTACTGAGCACACCAAAGAACAGAACAAAGAAATTGTGCGTCGCGCCATCGCCGCCATCAGCCGAGGCGACCTGGACGGCTTCATGGCCGATGCCGCCGAGGACGTCACGTTGAGCGTCATGGGCGCGATCTTTCCCCCGATTCACGGGAAGCCGAGAGTCCTGAAAGGACTGCGTAATGCCCTAGGGGCACGGCTCCAAGGCGGTGCCATCGTGATGACCATCGAGAATCTTATTGCCGAGGGAGATTTCGTGGCCGAGCAGTCGAAAGGAACAGCCCGCACGAACGACGGCAAGGATTACAATAATACCTATTGTCGTGTCTGGCGGATTCACGACGGAAAGATCCACGCCATGCAGGAATACTTGGATACCGAATTGGTGCGCGCCTGCCTGGTAGATTAG